The nucleotide sequence ATAGGCTTCAATTCGTGAGTGAGCAGTGCCGTCTATTAGTAAGATAACGATTAGCATAGCTATGGTTGTGATACTAATTGCTCTCCAAGTAGGTGTATTAATAAATATAATTAGTAAGGCTGCTATGATGATAATTATGGGTATAGCCTTAAAGACGATAGTTTGGTATTCCTTTAATATGCTTTCCACACGACTAATTTCTGATGCTATAAATGCTGAAGAATTCGTGTTGTAAGTCGTTTCAAATTGGGTAATCCTTGATTTGTTAGTGTAAAACAACCCCAGTCCAATTGTCATAAGTAAGAGTCCTGCTACCAAGGTTGGAATGATATACGCCTTAGCTAAATCTGTTTTTCCCAATTGCCAAAACCCGATGCTTGCGATTAAAAATAGTGTCGCAAAAATAATGAAGAAACGTGTTGAAAAAACTTCGGCTTTTGCCCAATCTGTGGCTAATTTTAATAGTTCCATTGATTCCATAGTTATTAGTTCAAACCGTATTTTTGTTGATATTCTGAGGGGCTTATCCCTTCTTTCTTTTTAAATAATCTCGAAAAATATTGAGGATATTCAAAACCTAATTCATAGGCTACTTCAGAGATGCTTTTATTGGGTTGTAATAAAAAATTTTTAGCTTCATCAATCAGGCGTAATTGTAAATGCTCGGTGGTGGTTTTACCAGTTTCTTTTTTAAGTGTATCGCTCAGATAACGTTGGGAAACTGACATTTTTTCGGCTAATTGTTCAATACTCGGAATGCCTTTTTCTTGTAGTTGTCCTGATTCAAAATATTTGTCCAGTTCTTGGTTAAATTGTTCTAGCAAGCTATGAGATAATTCTTTTCTGTTTAAAAACTGCCTTTCATAGAAGCGATTAGCATATTTTAACAATGTATCTAATTGTGAAATAATAATGTCTTTACTAAAGGCATCTTGGTTGTTTTGGTATTCAATTTCAATATTTTCAACAATGGATTCTATTTGCTTTTCTTCTTTAGGCGAAAGGTGTAATGCTTCATTGGCAGCATATGAAAAGAAGCCGTATTTTTTTATTTGTTGGGCTAAATCAGTTCCTTTTAAAAAATCTTCGTGAAAATTAATAGAGAACCCCTTTTGTTCAAAAATAAAGCTACTATCCCATTGTATCACTTGTTTTGGAGCGATAAAAATCAAAGCGCCATTGGTAAAATCATATTTGGTTCGACCATAATTTAATTCCCCGTGCATTATTTTTTTTAAGCTAATGGAATAACAATCCGTTGAAATAGGAGGAGAACTTTCTCTTGGACAGGGAAGGTAATCATCACCTTTTGCCACCATAACACTTAACATGGGGTGCTCGGGACGAGGGAGTTGCATATAATCAAGAAATGAGGCCAGTGTTTTATAATGTTTCATGTTTTTTAATTTTTTAGAGGTTTCCACCAAGGTTTAAATTGCTGTAAACTGTCCTTTAAATTAACATTTTCGCCAATCATTGGAGTTAAGATTCTTAAATTTTTTTCGTTTTTTTCCTCTGTTATGTTTGTTAAAGGTTCGTCCCAATCATGATTACCTAAAGTAAACTTGCCTGAATGCACAGGTAAGATAGCTTTCGCATTTAAATCGGTTGCGGCTTGTAATTGCTCTCCGGGTAGCATGTGAATGTATTTCCATTTTTCATCATACTGGCCATTTTCAAGAATCACTAAGTCAAACGCTCCAAATTTATCTCCAATATCTTTAAAATGGGTATCGTAACCACTATCGCCTCCAATATATATTGTTGAGGTTGGTGCTTTTATTACAAACGAAGCCCAGAGTGTTTTGGCTCGAGTAAATCCTCGGCCTGAAAAATGCCTTGCGGGGGTAATATGAATTTCAAAACCATTTTTAAAGGTAAATTGATCATACCAATCGCCTTCTAAAATGACTTCTGGTCTATAACCCCAATATTCTAAATGTGCGCCATTGCCAAGACCCGTAATAATATTTTTAATTTTAGGACGTATTTTTTTAAGCGTTTTATAATCCATATGGTCCCAATGGTCGTGTGTCAAAAATAAGTAATCTATTTCAGGAATATCGTCTGTTGTATAAATATCCGTTCCATTATATGCTTTTGTTGTGAATGAAAGTGGAGATGCATTACCACTAAAAACGGGGTCAACTAATATTTTTTTACCATCCAGTTGTATAAAATAGGATGAATGTCCCATCCATATTAGTACATTTTGATTAGGTTTAATTGCTTTTAAATCAGTTTTAATCGAAGGAATATTTATGGAAGGTTCTTTTGGTTTTGAGGAAAATAGGAATTCATACAGAACTTTACCATAACCAACTCCTTCTGTTAGCATAGGGGTATTGCTTAAATTTTGAAAACTTCCATTTTTATAATGAGGCGATTGCTCAATTTTTAATAATCGTTCTCCTGATGGCTGTTTTCCAAATCTTTCAGTATTTAAAAAAAGGAATGTTCCAACTCCAATGGTTGTAATGATAAAAAGAAGTCCAATCATTATTTTTTTTATTAAAATCATATTTGGTTTATAAATTCCATTTTATTCCTGTTTCTTTTTCCGAAAGGTCCCATAATTTTTTGGATACAGCTTTATCTTTAGCATGTGGCTCTAATCTATGTTCACCTACAGGACCCACCCAATTACTTCTGCCTGTAGGGCCATAAAAACCACTTTGGGTAAGGTTTGGCTCAGTAGCACACATCAATTGTGGGTAAGCACCTTTTTCAGCAGATTGCGTCAATGGTGATAATTTCATCATCCCAAAAATAAGTTTCATCATAAAACTACCACTGGTGCTAATAAGGTTGGTTCTCGAAGAGCCAGGATGACAAGCATAGGCTTTCACTTCTGTTTTACCTGCATTTGCCAATCTATCTTGTAATTCATAGATGCTCATAATTTGAGCCAGTTTACTTTGACTATACGCATTATTAGGGGTGTAATCTTGGTCCCAATTCAAATCGTCAAATTTTATGGTTTTAATTCCCATATCATACCCCATACTTCCTACTGTAACAATTCGACCTTTTGATTTTTCAATAAGTGGATACAATAGCGCCTGAAGTGTAAAGTTACCATAATAATTTGTTCCCATTTGGCTTTCCCAACCGTCAACAGTAAGTGTTCGCTTGGGCACTTGAGCAATTGCCGCATTGCAGATTAATACATCTATTTTTGGGATTGTATTGCTAATTTCTTCTGCCGCTTTTTTTACTGAACTTTGTACGGCTAAATCCATTTGAATTGACTGTACCTCAATATTGTTACCAAGTTCTTGTTTCAAAATAACAACAGTTTCGGCTGCTTTTTTAGGGTTTCGGTTTAACATGACTACTTTGGCACCTTTTGACAACAGTATTTTTGTTGCTTCAAAACCTGTTCCGCTGGTAGTTCCTGTTATGACAAAAGTTTTTCCGTTTAAATTTCCAATTCTATCAGGAGTCCAACCTTTTTCACCAAATTGATTTATTTCCATTGCTGCCAAATTTTTTATGATTAAATAATAAGACAAAGGTCGGGTAGAAGTAGTTGGGTTTCTTTATACAGATTTTCGAATCTTGTATACTTTTTGGTTTTATAGAATTTGTTTCTACATCAGTCACTGTAAAAGATAAACTAAAAGAAAGGAACTCATTTAATTGAGAATTGACCTAGACCATGCTTATGCATTTAGTCGCACTCGAAAAGGCAGTTGGGCAATTGCCAACCTGCTTAGCACATCACGAAAACCAAAATTTAAATAATACTTTAAGTAGAGTCCTATTTTAGGTTCAACCATTACTCCGCTCTTCGAACTGTACCTAACATTATTACAAGTGCTGCGCAAATGTCTTCGACTTTGCGCAATTTTAAAATGGTTTTATAAACGAAATCGTTCTAAAAGTCTCCTGACTTTTGCACAAAATGTTATTTTTAAGAGTCTACAAATTGATAAAGCTATTAACGAATTATTGCCGTTTTGAATCCAGCATCATTCGCTCAATGCAATTCACAAGATTAGTCAAAAGTCAGGAGACTTTGGGACGAATTTATTTAATAAGTCGATTTTGAAAATTTCGCAAAGTCATGAGACTTTGCGAAGCGGGGAACAAATATCATGGGCAAATTACGGGCTATAGACGGCTGGCTTAGAAACCGACTTCGATATTGTATTTGGCACGATTGGAAGAAGCCTGAAAGGAAAAGGAAAAACCTGATTCGATTAGGAGTTGACCAAGACCACGCTTACGCATTTAGTCGCACTCGCAAAGGCGGTTGGGCAATTGCACAGAGTCCTATTTTAGGCTCGACCATTACTTTGAAACGGCTAAGGCAAAAAGGCTATCAATCCTTGACAGATGTTTACATCGAACTTAATCCACCGTTTTGCGAACCGCCGAGTACGTGACCCGCTTGGCCTGTCCTGAGCGAAGTCGAAGGGCTCGGTGGTGTGAGAGGCGCACTCCGTTAGTTTCTAGCGGAGCCGTCTACTCGATTATGCGCTGCCCTGCTGTTCGCCCGAAGTCGTGTCATTCAGTTTCAGTTTACAAGTTGTTGAAAGTGTGATTGCTTTTCCCTTAGGAAGTTCATCTTTTCTGTATTGTCGGCTTCACCGTTCTCCATCAGTATTTGTCTTGCCCTAACAATCATTGCAACTGCTTTTCTATTTTCTCCTTCATAAGAATACATATTTGCAAGTGTTACCCAAAGGTGGTCATTTGTTTGATTGTTTGAGATTACGGATTTCATAAACTCAATTGCTTCTTGTCCTTTGCCGTTTGCCTGCATATATTGAGCACGCCAACAAATAGCATTTAATATTGAAAGTTTTCTATCAAGAAGTTTCTCGCAATATAAAATTGCCTCGCTGTAGTTGGCAAGTTCTCCATTAAGTTTGACAAGTGATACAAGTGTCTGCTCATCGTCAGGGAGATGCTGTTCAACAACCTTAAAACATTTGATTGCTTTTTCATTTTGGCTTGTCAACCAATAATTGGATGCAAGGTTGAACCAATTATTTGTGTTGTCTTTGTCAACCTTAATTAAAAGTTCAAGAATACTAATTGCCTTTTCAAAATGTTTTTGTCTTGAAACTTCTGCTGCAATGTTGCTTGCATTGAAATGAAGTGTCTTTTTATCGGGAGCTAATTGGATTGCTCTCACAATCAAATCTGCCGCCAATGGAAAATTTCCTTTTTCTTCAAAAGCAATTGCAAGATTTGTCAAAGCACCTGTATTGTTTGGGTCAATGCTAATCGCTTCGGTTAAGTATCTTATTGCATTAAGCAAGTCATTCTGTTCTTTATAAAATATTCCGAGGTTGTTGCAAGTTTTAGAATTGTATGGGTCAATTTGGTAAGAAAGCAATGTCGCCTTGATGCCATCATCAATATTTCCTAATTGATATTCAATTCTACCTTTCAAACTCCAGGCAGAACTATCTTCCTTGTCTTGTTCAAGATATTTATTTATCAATTGTCTTGCCTTAGCAATGTCGCCAAGAGAAATGAATGATAAGCTTTGAATGTAAAGTTCCTTTAGAGAAGTGTCAGCTTGAGTTTTATTCTGAGGAACTTTAAGTTTTAAATTTCCTGCTACTCGTTGCAAATCCGAAATCAATTCCCTAAATGTTTGGTAACGGTCATTAGGATTTCTTGAAAGGCATTTGTAAGCAATGCTTGAAAGCGGATGATTGATTTCAATAAGTGGTTCTGTTAAGTGCATTAAAGCGTAATGCTCAATCGTTGTTCTTCCCTGTAGTGAATAAGGATATGCTCCTAAAAGTTGATACAGCACCACACCAAAGCTGTAAATGTCTGAACGCAAGTCAACTTTCGTGGAGTCAAGAATTTGTTCTGGAGAAGCATATAAAATTGTTCCAAGGAATGAACCTGCGTTTGTCAATCCGACTTTTGGTTGTTCAACTTCTTGTTTCTTAAATGCAAGTTTGATTTTATTGAACAAATTTTCTTTTGGCAAATTGATTTGTTTGAGTTGTTGAAACTCACTATCAAATTTTGATAATCCAAAGTCGGTAATTTTCAAATTGCCTTCTTCGTCAACCATTAAATTATCGGGCTTTATGTCACGGTGCGATTTAAGGCCTTTTGAAATAGCGTAGTCCATACCATAAGCAAACTGTGCAACCCACTTAATGATATTTTGTGTTGAAGTTCCGCCTTGCTTTAAATAATCAGTTATTGTGTTTCGTCTGTATTCATCAGGTGCAATGTATTCAGCCGCAATAAAGAGTTGTTCGTTTACCTCATTCACAAAAAGTGCTTTGACAATGTTGGGATGAATTCCAATTGAAATCCAAGCTTCTGCTTCTGCACGAAATCTCTGCACAGAATTCAATTCAGCTTTCTGAAATGTTTTTAGAACAAAAGGAGTAGGATAGTTGCGGTTTGTCACCAAATAGACAACACCCATTCCCGATTTGCCTTCGCCTCCGAAAATGTTGTGAACTTTAAATTCACCTACAATTGTGTCGCCAATCTTTAATGGTCTTATTATCATTTGTTAATTTCTTGCAGTCAGTTTGATGTTAGCACTGTCGCCATAGGGTTGCACATAACGTCCCCGCGCTACAAGCAGTTTGGGACTAAATTAAGCCCTATTTTCGGATTTGCCTAATCTTTCTGACACAAGACCAATTTCAAATTAAGCCTAATACCCAAATTGCTTGTAGCGTGTGTTAGCAGCAGTAAATTATGCCGGATTTCTCATTATAAAGTTCTGAATTCCTGAAATCAACAATTTTACTTGATCAATATTATATTCGTTGTAATTTCCATGAGCTGCTTTATTTCTTAAGTCTAACCAAGCTGTAATACTTTTTTGGTCAATTAAGGAATAGATTTGCTGTTTACCCAAATCTTGATTTATCTGTTCTGCTCTTGTTGGTCTTCCATTCGTCTCAATAGGCAATCCGTTTTTAACAGCTATTTTTTTTAAATGACTTTCTAATGTTGAACCAGCAATTACTGCGGCTGGATCTTTGTAACCAGTAGCTACTAAATGATCTGCCATCTCAATAAAATCTGAAAAAATTTCTGCATGAACCAATTCAGTTAGACTTTCAATGTATCCTGATTTTAAATCATCTTTAAGGGCTTGGACAATTCCGATGATTGAAGTTAGATGAAGATGTATTAGAGGTAATCTAGTCAATATTCTTTCAACATCTAAACTGTAAGGTGATTTATCTCCAGATATTCTTTTTATTGATGAAATAGATCTTGTTACGAGACTTTGTCGTTCGTGTTTTGCTACGTCCGATAAATCTGAAACTCCTGAACGAGATTTCAGTGAATAAAAATCAGAAATGATATCTTCAAGTTGTTTTTCAAGTATTGTTTTGTCCATTATATGTGTTTTATTGCTGCTAACGGTCTCGTATAACCGTCAGTTACGGGTTAAAGTACACAAATTTTTCGGTTTAGCACAGACGTTAGCAATTCCGAGTGGATTCGGACGTAGTCGAATCCGCCGTAATTGCGGTTATACATTGTTGGGCACTGGCTTTTTATTTTCAATTTCCAATAATTTTGTTCCAAATCGATTTGTTTGGTATTACATTTTTTCTCTTCAAATCCAAAACTTCTTTTCCATTAGCTTTGATTAATAAGTCCAAAAATTTATTGTATCCGTTTTCTATTTTATATTCCAACTCATTTTTATAAAGCGGAAAAACATTATAAATATTTATCTTTCTGTTGTTTTTTTTGATTTCTGTAAAATCTTCGCCAAAAGTTACCGAAGGTAGAATTAAAGCACCAACAAATTCAGTTTCGTCGCTGTAAGGTGTCATATCTTCTTCTGCTTGAATTGTATGTCCAATTCCAATCCAAGTGTCGTAAAAATGTGGAAATTTGGCTGTTTGTTTTAGAACTGAAATAATCCAATCATTTTTATTCCCGCTGGGAAAAACTTGGTCAAATTGAATTTCTTTTGGAATTAACATCATTAATTCCGCAAATTCTAATTCAGTCGGATTTTCTGCTCTTTCCGAAACGTTCATTTTTAACGTACTCATTCCTGAAGTCAGAAGAATATTGAATTGAGCATTTTCGGGTTTTATGAAATAAACATCAAGATGTAAATCTAATGTCGGAATTTCGTGAAAAACTGTTATTAGGTTTTCGTCAAAGAACTTGTCTAAATGTTCATCAATCCATTCAGCGTGTTCGTAGTAATGTTTTCTGTCCGAGAACGGATTTTTATATTCTGCCATTTGTTTTTTCAGCTTGTGCCCAACGTCAGTCTGTGAAAAAACTAACATTTATTTCCATCAAATATAAGTAAATAATTTTATTGTTAGCAAGAAAAGTTGTATGTTTAAATATGCAACATATCACAGGAATTCCTCGTAACCAAATGGTGTTTTCTAGTTTCGAAGACACTATTTTACCCAATAATCCCGTTCGTTTTGTAGATGCTTTTGTGGAGGCATTAGATATGGAATCTTTGGGTTTTACTGTTCAGACTCTGAAAGTCGAGGGTCGCCCCAGCTTTGATACTAAAATCTTCCTTAAAATCTATTTATATGGCTATTTGAACGGGCTTAGAAGTTCACGAAAACTCGAAAAAGAATGTGTAAGAAACATCGAATTGCAATGGCTTTTGTGTGGTCTTATGCCGAATTACCACAGTATTTCGGATTTTAGAAAACAGAATCCATCAGGATTGCGAAAACTCTTCAAACTCTTTGTTTCCTTTCTTAAAGATACCGATTTAATAGCAGGCGAAATCATCGCTATTGATGGCACAAAAAGCAGAGCACACAATAGCAAGAAAGCTAATTTTAGCCAAAAGAAAATAGAACGACATTTGGCTTATATCGAAGAAAAAACACAAGAATATTTAGCGCAATTAGACCAAAACGACTCGCAAGATAATGGGATTTCAATTGCTAACATTCAAGATAAAATAGAACGATTAAAGCAGAATAAAATAGGCTATGAGCTACTAGAAGAAAAACTAAAAGCTAGTGGAGAGCCTCAGATAAGTACCACCGATGAAGATGCTCGAGCCTTATTGGTTCAAGGCGTAGTGGTAGAAGTAAGCTACAACATACAAGCGGCGGTAGATAGCAAACACAACTTGGTTGTTGCCACTCATACTATCAATCGGAATGATCTCAACGCTTTGGGAGCTATTGCTGTTGAAGCAAAAGAAAATTTGGGAGTAAAAACCTTTACCGCTTTGGTTGACAAAGGCTATCATAATGGTAGAGAAATCACTCAATGTAAAAACCACAATATCACCACCATTGTCGCACATCCTACCCCAGGAAGAGCTAAAGATAGTGTTACCCAACCAGACTATTTAGTGGCTCAATTTCAGTACAATAAATTAGATGACACGTATACCTGTCCCCAAGGAGAAACCTTAAAAACAACAGGAAGATGGCATAAAAAAAGTGGTCGAACAGAACAAAGTGGTTACCTATTTAAGAAATACCGAACACCAGCCTGCAAGGATTGTCCCGTAAAACACCTTTGTACCAGTAGAGCGGGAGGACGGGAAA is from Flavobacterium sp. NG2 and encodes:
- a CDS encoding MBL fold metallo-hydrolase encodes the protein MILIKKIMIGLLFIITTIGVGTFLFLNTERFGKQPSGERLLKIEQSPHYKNGSFQNLSNTPMLTEGVGYGKVLYEFLFSSKPKEPSINIPSIKTDLKAIKPNQNVLIWMGHSSYFIQLDGKKILVDPVFSGNASPLSFTTKAYNGTDIYTTDDIPEIDYLFLTHDHWDHMDYKTLKKIRPKIKNIITGLGNGAHLEYWGYRPEVILEGDWYDQFTFKNGFEIHITPARHFSGRGFTRAKTLWASFVIKAPTSTIYIGGDSGYDTHFKDIGDKFGAFDLVILENGQYDEKWKYIHMLPGEQLQAATDLNAKAILPVHSGKFTLGNHDWDEPLTNITEEKNEKNLRILTPMIGENVNLKDSLQQFKPWWKPLKN
- a CDS encoding helix-turn-helix transcriptional regulator codes for the protein MKHYKTLASFLDYMQLPRPEHPMLSVMVAKGDDYLPCPRESSPPISTDCYSISLKKIMHGELNYGRTKYDFTNGALIFIAPKQVIQWDSSFIFEQKGFSINFHEDFLKGTDLAQQIKKYGFFSYAANEALHLSPKEEKQIESIVENIEIEYQNNQDAFSKDIIISQLDTLLKYANRFYERQFLNRKELSHSLLEQFNQELDKYFESGQLQEKGIPSIEQLAEKMSVSQRYLSDTLKKETGKTTTEHLQLRLIDEAKNFLLQPNKSISEVAYELGFEYPQYFSRLFKKKEGISPSEYQQKYGLN
- a CDS encoding protein kinase domain-containing protein, which encodes MIIRPLKIGDTIVGEFKVHNIFGGEGKSGMGVVYLVTNRNYPTPFVLKTFQKAELNSVQRFRAEAEAWISIGIHPNIVKALFVNEVNEQLFIAAEYIAPDEYRRNTITDYLKQGGTSTQNIIKWVAQFAYGMDYAISKGLKSHRDIKPDNLMVDEEGNLKITDFGLSKFDSEFQQLKQINLPKENLFNKIKLAFKKQEVEQPKVGLTNAGSFLGTILYASPEQILDSTKVDLRSDIYSFGVVLYQLLGAYPYSLQGRTTIEHYALMHLTEPLIEINHPLSSIAYKCLSRNPNDRYQTFRELISDLQRVAGNLKLKVPQNKTQADTSLKELYIQSLSFISLGDIAKARQLINKYLEQDKEDSSAWSLKGRIEYQLGNIDDGIKATLLSYQIDPYNSKTCNNLGIFYKEQNDLLNAIRYLTEAISIDPNNTGALTNLAIAFEEKGNFPLAADLIVRAIQLAPDKKTLHFNASNIAAEVSRQKHFEKAISILELLIKVDKDNTNNWFNLASNYWLTSQNEKAIKCFKVVEQHLPDDEQTLVSLVKLNGELANYSEAILYCEKLLDRKLSILNAICWRAQYMQANGKGQEAIEFMKSVISNNQTNDHLWVTLANMYSYEGENRKAVAMIVRARQILMENGEADNTEKMNFLREKQSHFQQLVN
- a CDS encoding SDR family oxidoreductase, yielding MEINQFGEKGWTPDRIGNLNGKTFVITGTTSGTGFEATKILLSKGAKVVMLNRNPKKAAETVVILKQELGNNIEVQSIQMDLAVQSSVKKAAEEISNTIPKIDVLICNAAIAQVPKRTLTVDGWESQMGTNYYGNFTLQALLYPLIEKSKGRIVTVGSMGYDMGIKTIKFDDLNWDQDYTPNNAYSQSKLAQIMSIYELQDRLANAGKTEVKAYACHPGSSRTNLISTSGSFMMKLIFGMMKLSPLTQSAEKGAYPQLMCATEPNLTQSGFYGPTGRSNWVGPVGEHRLEPHAKDKAVSKKLWDLSEKETGIKWNL
- a CDS encoding IS1182 family transposase is translated as MQHITGIPRNQMVFSSFEDTILPNNPVRFVDAFVEALDMESLGFTVQTLKVEGRPSFDTKIFLKIYLYGYLNGLRSSRKLEKECVRNIELQWLLCGLMPNYHSISDFRKQNPSGLRKLFKLFVSFLKDTDLIAGEIIAIDGTKSRAHNSKKANFSQKKIERHLAYIEEKTQEYLAQLDQNDSQDNGISIANIQDKIERLKQNKIGYELLEEKLKASGEPQISTTDEDARALLVQGVVVEVSYNIQAAVDSKHNLVVATHTINRNDLNALGAIAVEAKENLGVKTFTALVDKGYHNGREITQCKNHNITTIVAHPTPGRAKDSVTQPDYLVAQFQYNKLDDTYTCPQGETLKTTGRWHKKSGRTEQSGYLFKKYRTPACKDCPVKHLCTSRAGGREIDRSEYADAVEENNQRYQENPQLYRTRQEINEHIFGTIKRQWGYNHTNLTGLEKVNGEHSLIMLVYNIKRTINILGVPDLIDKIKNWKSPYKAKTLFLLKTTYLKLNTASNFYQLKFTA
- a CDS encoding suppressor of fused domain protein, translating into MAEYKNPFSDRKHYYEHAEWIDEHLDKFFDENLITVFHEIPTLDLHLDVYFIKPENAQFNILLTSGMSTLKMNVSERAENPTELEFAELMMLIPKEIQFDQVFPSGNKNDWIISVLKQTAKFPHFYDTWIGIGHTIQAEEDMTPYSDETEFVGALILPSVTFGEDFTEIKKNNRKINIYNVFPLYKNELEYKIENGYNKFLDLLIKANGKEVLDLKRKNVIPNKSIWNKIIGN